In Felis catus isolate Fca126 chromosome E1, F.catus_Fca126_mat1.0, whole genome shotgun sequence, the following proteins share a genomic window:
- the LOC102900493 gene encoding splicing factor 3A subunit 2-like: MSRNTWARPSSPPQIQPPRRADSWSEPHRVLPRSTAVASYLYQCLAPSFPGLFETQHVKFPADRARPPRTFPPPADPGLPSPDLGLHRPVLRPLHPPGTRGTHSSTPCLQPSFPPGTRLSANGRSAPPRPLLKCSTHSCPDASFSTPKSLLRLPQRHPGSSSVSVTDCLEIASIQDLDPGGPGWNPGPGRGPRPPGQARSPQGQLRGPPVCPMLSSGLRGWGGGRAQAGWQFTRFTGRQPPPGSSSPLETLHAGFSGSQDAWRVRLRKGLRQRKCDLAECLVSWDLLATAT, translated from the exons ATGTCACGGAATACTTGGGCTCGTCCTTCAAGTCCACCCCAAATCCAGCCACCTCGCAGGGCCGACAGCTGGTCCGAGCCCCATCGCGTCCTGCCCCGGAGCACGGCAGTGGCCTCCTACCTGTACCAGTGTcttgctccctccttccctggcttATTCGAAACACAGCACGTGAAATTTCCTGCCGACAG GGCCAGGCCTCCTCGAACGTTCCCGCCTCCTGCGGATCCTGGCCTCCCTTCTCCGGACCTCGGGCTCCACAGGCCGGTCCTCAGGCCTCTGCATCCTCCAGGCACCCGCGGGACTCACTCGTCCACACCGTGCCTTCAGCCATCGTTCCCTCCAG GAACCCGTCTCTCTGCAAACGGCCGTTCTGCGCCCCCTCGCCCCCTTCTAAAGTGTTCTACCCACTCCTGCCCGGATGCTTCTTTTTCAACACCAAAGTCCCTGTTACGTTTGCCACAGAGACACCCGGGTTCCagttctgtctctgtcactgaTTGCCTGGAAATAGCTTCAATTCAGGACCTAGACCCGGGCGGCCCAGGCTGGAACCCGGGCCCTGGGCGAGGCCCGCGTCCTCCGGGGCAGGCACGCAGTCCCCAGGGGCAGCTCCGCGGGCCTCCCGTCTGTCCCATGCTGAGCTCCGGCCtccggggctggggagggggccgcgCCCAGGCAGGCTGGCAGTTCACCCGGTTCACAGGGCGCCAGCCGCCCCCTGGATCATCCTCCCCGCTGGAAACCCTGCACGCTGGTTTCTCCGGCTCCCAGGACGCCTGGCGGGTGAGGCTTCGCAAAGGGCTGAGGCAGAGGAAATGCGATCTCGCTGAGTGTTTGGTCTCCTGGGACCTCCTAGCAACGGCAACATAG